From Sphingobacterium bambusae:
GGCCAATGCGCAGATTTTAGATATCCCATTGGAGCAAGTCAATGTATATGGCGGAGCGGTATCCTTGGGACATCCACTGGGCTGCTCGGGCGCGCGCATACTCACGACGCTGGTCAGCGTACTACAGCAAGAGGGCGGGATCTATGGTTTGGCCTCCATTTGTAATGGCGGTGGCGGTGCCACCGCGATGATTCTAAAAAGTAGCGCCCAATAGGGGGCGCGATCTACTAAAGGAACCTCCTTTGGCGCGATATGCTTTGGTCGCTATGGCATTCTGAAGGGGTTCCGCTGATACCTCTTCAATTCCAGTTTTCAACCCTATCCTACTGCTCAGCAGGGCTATTGCTCTGACTTTCTAGGCGCGTAACGGTAATGTCATTTTTGCATGGCACATAATTGTTACTTCTACAATAAAACACTTTCCATTAAATTTGTTGTAACACATGATAACTGATAGACATGTTGAGCATCACCTCGCACAACCTGTCTATTGCTGAATAGGGTTTTGAAACAACAATTTCCATGAAATTTAAATCCATTTTTCTATATACGTTAGCCGCTCTATTGCTACTTTTTGGTCATCGCGATCTTTGGGACGAGCTGCAGGAAGAGCGTGAACAAAGCAAACAGCAGGAGAAAGCTGTGGCTGAAGCCGCTCAAGCGGCGTCGAAAAAGTTTGAAACACAAAAGCTCGTGCTGGATTCAGCCAGCGGAAAGTTGACGAATCCGCATCCCTATTTCCAACTGATCAACGTGAGCTATGTCAACTTTAAGGCTATCAATCGGGGAAAGAAAACCACCATAGAACTGGATGATGATGAACAGGCTTCGGACAGCAACTAAGAGCAAGGCGTATATGGCGCAAACCCGTTGGTTGTTCCATTGCCATTGCAAGATCAAAATACCGCTACATCATGGCGAAGGGCTGCTGGATGATTGTTTCGCCATCATGGAACAGGTCGATCGACTATACAACTCCTACCAAAGCGGATCTTTTTTCGACCAAATCAACCAGCAAGCAGGTACTTGGGTTAGGGTGGATGACACAACGATAAAGCTGCTGCAGACCTTAAAAAGAATATCGGTGCTAACGGATGGCGCTTATGCAATCAGTAGCATGCCGCTGTTGCAAGGGTGGGGCTTCTATGAACAGGATGGTGGTCGAATTCCTACGCCAACGGCGTTGAGCGATGCACTATCGCGGGTAGACGACGAAGCCATCCAACTAGAATCCAATCGCGTGCGCATCGCAAAAGGACAAAGCCTGATTACGGGATCCTTCGCCAAGGCCATTGCGGCAGACCGGGTGATTGCTCATCTTCGGGCGCAGGGCGTTACGGACGCCATTGTCAACGCCGGTGGCAGCAGCATTTGTGCGCTAAATGATGCGTCCCATCCGCAGTGGCATGTGCGGGTGCCCGATCCACTGTCGGCAGAACAGGCGCAGCTGCGATTGCCCTTGGCAAATGCTTGCTTTAGTCTTTCGGGTAGCGCTAACAACCATCTGGTTATCGACGACAAGCGGTATAGCCACATTGTCCATGGACGAACTGGCTGGCCGGCCAACACGAGACAAGTACTACTGCGAACTGATGATGCCTTCTTGGGCGATGCGCTGTCAACAGCCATCTTTGTCCTTACACCTTCGCAGCGCGATGCCGTGATCGCCAAGCTGGCGCAAGAATTTTCTTTTAGCTATCGCCGTGTCGAAGAGCAGGGCAAACAAATACAAAGTACATGCTTCTGATACCATCTTTAAAAAAGAAAACCAAACATCAGGATATCCTATCCTTGCCAGATCCGCCATTGTTTTACCTGCCGTTGGGCAGCTATGCCGGCGACATGCAGGTGCAAGTGGCAGAAGGGCAGCAGGTGCAGATGTATCAACAGCTCGCTGCGTCCACTGGACCCATGTCGGCAAAGGTGCACGCCCCAGTTTCGGGAACCATCGTTGGTATTACCGAAATTTCGGGAGATCGCTTTTTGACACTGAAGAATGATTTCCGCTATACCGCACAACAGCTCTCGCCGCCTGATGTGGATGGCATGGGCTCTGCAGAATTTCTAGCCATCTTGGCGGAAGCGGCGGTGGAAGGTAGTGGTGGTGCGCGCTTTCCGACACATCTAAAATATAATATTGCGCCAGGGACGTTAGATACCCTTATCGTTAACGGAGCGGAGTGCGAGCCTTATCTCAGCGCCGACTACCTGCTGATGAAAACTGCCTGCGACAATTTGATGCGGGTCTTGCAGCTTGTTCAGCGTGTGTTGGCGTCACGCAAGATAGTATTTGCCATTGAGCGGCAACATCGCGAATTGGAAAAGCTGCTTCTACAGGCTGCAAAAGCCTTTAGCTTGACCGTCAGCGTAACCCTATTGCCCAATGCCTATCCGCAAGGGGGCGAATTGCAAGTGATCAAATCCGTTACCGGACTGGAAATTGCCAAGGGAACAATCCCAGCAAAGCATGGACTATTAGTGAGCAATGTGGGAACATTGTGGGCAATGCACGATGCCTTTTTTGACGGAAAGCCTTATACGGAACGCATAGTTACCCTGTCGGGAAACCGTAGTAAGACCTTGGGCAATTACCTTGTCAAAATCGGGACGCCCGTGGGGCACCTCTTGGTCGAGACGGGTAACGCTTGGGACAGCGATCGACATAGCGTTATTATAGGCGGGCCGATGATGGGCAGAGCTGCCCAAAGCCCTTTAACGCCTATCCACAAAGGAGTAGGAGGTGTGCTGTTGCTTGAACATACAAATCCCAAGGCGATGAACTGTATTGCTTGCGGCTACTGTGTGGATGTGTGTCCACAGCGGCTTATGCCTTTGGAGTTCGTACGGCATAATCAGGAAGGAGATCTCGCACAATTAAAATCTTATCACTTGGACGATTGCATCGCCTGTGGCGCCTGTGCCTATGCCTGTCCGAGCGATGTTCCTTTGATGTATCATATACAATCGGGTAAAGCTAAATTGCAGCAGGAAAGGAGGAACGGTCAGTCGTGAAGTTAAATCCGCATATTACACAAGGAAGCAATACGGTGCAGCTGCTGATGCTGGATGTGCTTATTGCGCTATTGCCGGTGCTATTCGTTGCTTGGTTAGCCTATGGGCAGTTGGCCATCGTTATTTTTGCTGTAGCCTCGGCAACGGCTATCTTGACCGAGCTGCTGTTTTCTGGCTTTATCCTCCATAGGTGGCGTAGCATATTCGATGGCTCGGCGCTGGTAACGGCTCTACTGCTCAGTTGCACCCTGTCGCCGTTAACACCTTGGTATGTCGTTGCTTTTGGAGCTTTTTCGGCCATCGTGTTTGGAAAGATTGTGTGGGGTGGTTTAGGTAAAAACCGCTTTAATCCGGCTCTCGTGGGACGTGAATTTATGAGCGTTTTCTTTTCTTCCATCATGCTTTCTCCGCATATCTGGACCACGGGCGGATTGGTGCATACATCTACGGACGTGCTTTTTCCGCAGGCTGCGGAGCGCTTTTCGGAAAGCTACATGCAAGGGCTCGTTTATAAAACCACCGGTGCTCTGGGCGAATATTCCCTATTGATACTATGGCTGGGAGGTCTTTACCTCTTGCTTCGCAAGCGCATTTCTTGGCATATCCCCTTGGCACTGTTGACTGTTTTTATCGGCTTGTTTTGGCTCGTTCCGGATGGAGATGATCTTTCTTTTTCCATGGGCGGACTGCTCCTCGGCACACTGTTTATGGCCACAGATATGCCCTCGAGCCCTACCAATGCACAGGGTAAACTGTATTATGGGGCGATGATCGGCTTGCTGGCCTTTATCTTTATTTTGGGCAATATCCGGTTTGAATACATGTCTTATTCCATACTGCTACTAAATGGCTTTTCCGATCGCATCAGTGCTACCTTTCGGCCTCGCGTTTGGGGCCACACCATCGATTGGAAGCAACAGGTGGAGTCTATCGTTATGCTTACCCTCAGCATACTGGCGGTTGGCTTGGCCATCCTTAGCCTGTATTATTACCAGCTGACCGACTACTTGGTCTATCTGTTTATTTTGTATATCATCTTTAAATTCAATTTCTCATTTCATAAAAAGGTAAATAATCCGGTTTAATTAATAACATATGAAAAAGTTTACGGCACTAATGGCCATAGTATTGTTCCTGTCTGCTTGTCAAGAAAAGGAAATCAAGCAGGTGGTTTATGAAGGCACTGCGAAAGAGGCTATTCTCGATAATATCCACTCCCGCCGTGCAATTCGGCAGTACACCGAGCAACAGGTCAGCAAGGAGCAGATCGATACGGTGATGAAAAGTGCTATTTTCGCACCCAGTGGCTTGAATAAGCAACCTTGGGAAATACGGGTGGTGCAAAACCCGGATATCTTGAAGGAAATCAATCAGCGTTTTCTAAATTTCGCAAAGGGCAAGGAATTTCAAGGTAGTGCTGCACGTTACCGCGAGGCCGATTTCAGTATTTTTCACCATGCACCAACGCTGATCGTGATCGCAACGGACAAGGCTAATCCCGGAGCAAAGCTTGATGCCGGTATCGCGCTCCAAAATATCTTGCTGAGTGCGCATGCGATTGGCTTGGGTACCTGTCCGCTGGGTACCTTGGTGGCGACCATGAACCTGCCCGAGAATCAGGATATCCTGAAGCTCCTTAATATTCCCGAAGGCTATGAAGTAACGATCAATGTTTCCTTGGGCCACCCTGCAGAAAGCCCCGATGCACCCATCCGCTACACGGAGAAAGTGAAGATCATAGAATAATAGAAAAAGCGTGTCTGTGTTTCCAAAACACAGACACGCTTTTTAGGATATAAAGGTACACCGCTACGTTAACGGAGTAGCCCTGCACGCTGGAGTAGGGCGTCCACCTGTGGTTCTTTTCCGCGGAAGCGTTTGTAAAGTACCATCGGGTGCTCACTACCTCCCTGCGACAGAATATGATCCTTAAATTTGCCAGCTACCTCTGCGTCGAAGATGCCTACTTCCTGAAAGTAAGCAAAGGCATCGGCATCCAACACCTCCGCCCATTTGTAGCTGTAGTAGCCTGAGGAATATCCACCATTGAAAATATGGGAGAACGAGGGACTCATGGCATTTTCCTGTACGTCTGGATAAAACTGCGTCGAGGTAAAGCAGGTCGTCTCAAAGGCTTTTACGTCGGTAATTGCACGAGGATCGGCGCCATGCCAGCCCATATCCAAGAGCCCGAAGCTCAGCTGCCGTAATGTAGCCATTCCTTCCAAAAAGGAAGCCGAAGCTTTTATTTTTTCAACCAAATGCATAGGGATAGCTTCATTGGTTTCGTAATGACGGGCAAATAAGGCCAAGGCATCTTTTTCGTAACACCAGTTTTCCATGATCTGGCTAGGCAGCTCAACAAAGTCCCAATATACGGAGGTGCCCGAAAGGTTGGGATAGGTGGTATTGGCGAGCATGCCATGCAGGGCATGTCCAAACTCGTGAAATAAGGTCGTCACCTCGTTAAAGGTTAACAAAGAGGGTTTTGTCGCGGTGGGTTTCGTGAAGTTACAGACGATGGACACATGCGGGCGCTCGTCTACGCCATCTTTCCGAAATTGCGGCTTGAAGGAAGTCATCCAGGCACCATTTCGTTTTCCCTTGCGTGGAAAAAAGTCAGCATAGAAGACAGCAACAAGCTTTCCTTCGTCGTCGCTTACTTCGAAGGTATGCACTTCATCGTGATACTTGTCTATCGTTTGTACCTCGGTGAAGTGTAGCCCGAATAGCTTGTGGGCTACCGTGAATGCACCATTCAGCACTTTTTCCAGCTTGAAATACGGTTTCAGCAGTTCGTCGTCTAGGTTAAACTTTTCCTGTTTCAGCTTCTCGCTGTAGTAGGCGCCGTCCCATTTTTCGAGCTGCTCCAATCCGTCGATTTTCTTGGCAAATGCGCTAAGCTCTTCAAACTCCTTTGTCGCGGCAGGTTTTGCCTTTGCCAGTAGGTCTTGCAAAAATGCATTTACCTTGTCTGGGCTTTGCGCCATGCGCTCTTCCAATACGAAATGGGCATGGCTGTTATATCCCAATAGTTGGGCGCGCTCGAAGCGCAGTTTGACGATGCTTAAAATATGTCCGCTGTTGTTGTGTTCATTATCCAGAAAGGCCTTGCTACCTGCCGCTAAGCTAATCTCCTTGCGCCTTTCGCGGTTGTCTGCGTAGGTGACAAAAGGGATGTAGCTTGGATAATCTAAGGTAAATATCCAGCCCTCTTTGTCCAAGGATTCGGCAAGCCCCTTGGCCGCTTCAATGGTGCCTTCCGGCAGCCCCGCCAAATCGTTCTCATCCGTTAAATGCAGTTGGTAGGCATTCGTCTCTGCCAATACGTTTTCGCCGAATTTTAACTTGAGCACGGCAAGCTCGGCGTCGATTTTACGCAGCTTCTCCTTTTTGTCTTCGTCCAGTAGCGCGCCGTTGCGTACAAAGCCTTTATATGATTTTTCCAACAGGGTGTGTTGCTCCGCTGTAAGGTCTAACGAATCTTTTTTGGCATATACGGCTTTTACTTTTTCAAACAAGTCAAGGTTGAGGTTGATGTCGTTGGCCAGTTCGGAAAGCTGTGGCGCCACTTCCTGCGCGATGCTGTCCAGCTGATCGTTGGTCTCTGCCGAGTGCAGATTAAAAAATATAGACGATATACGATCCAGTTCCATACCCGAGTAGGCCAAGGCCTCGACGCTGTTGGCAAAGGTCGGTGCCGAAGGATTGTCGACGATGGACTGTATTTCTGATTTGGCCTTTGCTATAGCTTGCGCAAAGGCTGGAAGATAATCTTCCGTTTGTATCTGTGCAAATGGAGCGGTATCATGTACCGTGTTAAATTGTTGATTTAATATACCCATAGGTATAAAAATACGTTTTTTTATGCGCGTTGCACAGCCTATTTTTCAGGCGAGGTATGCGCGCTGCCATTTTCGTTGAAAAATGATATTCCCGTTATAGATCAGCCCTCGCATCGTGCCTTCTTGGTTAGGGCTGCTTTTTGAAATCCGTTGGGCTATATCCTGTCTGACTTTTAAAAAATTTTGAAAAACTGGCGTGGTCGTAAAAACCGAGCTCGTAAGCAATTTCTTTGGCGCTGCGGTCGGATACCTTCAGCAGTCTTTTAGCTTCTAGTAGGATCCGATCTTGGATGATTTTTGAAGCGGGAACCTTGCTGTACTTTTTGCAGAGCACGTTGAGGTAGTTGGCAGATATATGGAGTTTATCAGCATAGTAGGATACCGCTCTCGCGGTGCGGTAGTGGCTTTCGATAAGTTGTACAAATTTTGTCAATAGCGGATGTACGCTAGGGTGGTCGTGCTTTTCGGCTTCTCCCGCAAGCAGTTTGCTGACCAATAGACCAATCACCTGGCAGCGTAGGTAAAGCAGCTCCCAGTAAGTTGGTTTTAGCGCTAGCTCAGCTTTGATGCAGAGAAACTCATGAAGCAGGGTTTGCCAAAGATCGGTTGGTAGGTTCAGCACGGCAGCTTGCTGTTGTAGAACGGGAACACGATACCAAGGAGATACTTGTTCAAAAAGATGGTGACTCAGCATCAGCTGATGAACGATGGTGTCATCCGAAAAATCCCATTGATGCACCTGATGAGGGAAGACCAAATGCAGTTGATAGGCCTGTATCGGATAATCAACAAAGTCTACTTGGTGCTGCCCCGTTCCTTGTTCAACAAGCAGCATAATAAAGAAATCGTGCTTATGTGGACTGTCTATCTGCCTTGCGCCGCGGAGTTCGTGGAAAAGAAGAGGGCTGTCGTCGCTCGCAATAGGATTGAAACGGTTCATCGCTAATGTGGGAACATCAACTTCAGGAACTTCTTTTAACCTCGATTTTCTCATGCGATCTGCTTTTGTTTATATCGTATTTTGATAGCCTAAAATACGATATAAACAATGCAAAACAGCTTACAGTGATAATTTGCTTTGGATAACCGCTTAAAACTGTTCTTCAACAAGATCCCTATTGACCATCGCTCCGGTTAGATTACCCGTGTAGACGGCTGTAGCGACGGAACGCATCATCGATGAATTATCTCCGCAAGCATAAACACCATCCACATTGGTTTTCTGCATACCATCTACCTTAATGTAGCCATGCTCATTTAAGGCACAGCCGAGTTGTTGGTAGATATCATCCCGCTGCTGGAAGGGAACGGCCGCGTACAGCGCATCTACAGCAAGTGTCTCTCCATTGGATAGTTGCAGGCTGTGTATCGTTCCGCTCTCATGATCGATGGCGTTGATACCCACATCCAGCAAGGCCACCTCATTGCGATGTAGGGCAGCGAGTTGCGTGTCGTTGAAATTTTTGGGCGAGCTAATCAGTGTAAGCTTGTCCGTGAGGTTACGCACCATGCCCGCCAGATGATACGCTCGATCGCCCTCCGCTAAAATAGCGGTCGCTTTTGCCCGAAACTCATAGCCGTGGCAGTAAGGACAATGGATGGCTGTTATTCCCCAGCACTCGGCAAAGCCAGGAATAGCGGGAAGCAGATCGTGGATGCCGCTGGCTAGAACCAGTTTTTTCGTTCGGAAAATTTGACCCTCGGCCAACGTTACCGAGAATCCGTATACTTCCTTGTTTACCGTTATTGCCCTTCCATCCAACCAAGAAACACTGGGGTAGGCCAATACCTGCTCTTTAGCTATCGCGGCTATTTCTTTGGGCGTATGGCCATCATGCGTCAAGAAATTATGCGAATGGGGCGTTTGCCTGTTACAAGGTTTGCCATCATCGATGATTAATGTATGACGTAAAGAACGCCCCAATGACATTGCTGCAGCTAAGCCTGCATAGCTTCCGCCGATAATCACGGCATCCAATATTGTTTCTTCGATCATGGGTTTTGTGCTGTTGGTACGGCTCAAAAATACATGCTCAAATTACAAGTTGCAATAGTGTTGCGTTTGTATTGACTCTTATGGCATTTTAATGACTTAAATTGTTATTCTAAGTCGCTCATTTATTCTAACCGTCGTCTTTCCCATCGAAACTTTCCAACTCTTTATTTAATTCTTCCAAAAGTTGTTTGTACTGCCAACACTTAAAAAGCAATTTGTACTGTGTCCAACTCAATTGTGCACGCAGTGCGTGCACATTCTCAAATGTTCGGTAAAACTGTCTGTAAAGGTATATTCAATATCGCATGCTAAGGCGTCGCTATTCTTTTTCGTCTATAATGACCCACTGGCCGCATCAAAAAACACTTAGACGTTACTTGTTTCAATCTCTTGCTGAAAAATTATTTTAAAAAAAATGAATTTTTAGAAATCCAAGCACAAAGTATCCTCGTAAGTAGGGTTAAAGAATGATTATAAACATAAAAATAAAAAGGTTATGAAAGAAACAACCTCTACTAATGAAAACTTGACTGCAGCGGAACAGCAATTGTCAAGTAAGCAACTTCAACGAAGGAATTTTTTGAAGCTTGCAGGCGCAGGTGCTGCCGGCGTTGCCTTTTTGGGCATGGTTGGTTGTAGTAAAGATGATGACAATGGCCCTGATCAAGGGGGAGATGGATTATATTTTGGGAGTGGGGACATTGCGATCTTAAACTACGCCTATGCCTTGGAGCAACTTGAGGCAGCGTTTTACATTGAACTGGCTAATAAGCCTTACACCGGCATCACCGACTGGGAGAAAACGCTTTTCACCGATATTCGGGATCATGAAATTGCGCATCGTGAATTTTTCAAAGCAGCCTTGGGCACCAACGCCATCGCAAACTTAGAGTTTAACTTCTCTGCTGTAAATTTCTCTAGTCGTGAAAATGTACTGGCCACAGCGAAGACTTTCGAGGATCTGGGCGTCTCAGCCTACAATGGCGCAGGCTGGTTGATCAAGAATGAAGCTTATCTAGGGCTTGCCGGAAAGATTGTTTCCGTAGAAGCGCGTCATGCTGCGCTCGTACGCGACTTGATTAGCAACGGTAGTTTCGCCAACGACGAAGTTGTCGATAGTAATGGCCTAGACGTGGCAAAAAGTCCGACCATCGTGTTGCAGGCTGCTGCTCCATTTATCAAGTCGAAAGTGGACGTGCGTGATTTACCAACCTATTAGTTTTATCTTAAATTTTAGACGATCATGAATTTATTCAATATATTCGATTCCATCACGCAAGTAGATCCTGAATTCAACGAGCGTGTTAGTCCTCGCCGCGACGCCATCCGTAATATGATGTCGTTTGGCAAGAAAGTTTCTTTGGCGGCTATGCCTTTTGTGTTGAGCGACCTTTTTAAGAAGGCTTATGGCCAAACGCCTACTGATGTAAATGGTGTTTTAAACTATGCGCTGACCTTGGAATACCTAGAGGCTGAATATTACACTATTGGCGCTTCTACATCCGGTTTGGTACCTTCGGGGCCACCTGCCGGCGCTATTGCCACTATCCGCGATCACGAGGTTGCTCACGTGGCCTTCCTGAAGCAAGTGTTGGGCAGCAATGCGGTAGCAAAACCTACCTTTGACTTTACAGCAGGCGGTGCTTTTTCTAATGTATTTTCCAACTACGATACGTTTTTGGCATTGGCGCAAGCATTTGAAGATACGGGTGTGCGTGCCTACAAAGGGCAGGCTGGCATATTGAAAGGAAACCAAGTGGTGTTGACGGCAGCCCTACAGATTCACTCGGTAGAAGCCCGACATGCTTCGCACATTCGGCAGATGCGCCGGGCACGCGGCGGTGCAGCAGCCAATCAAAAACCATGGATTACCGGCGCCAACGATTCTGGAATCGGGGCGGCAGTAGATCCGATCTATGCAGGTGAAGATAATAAAGTACAAGCAAATGTGGACATTACCACACTGAATGGCGTAAGTGGCAAGCTTTCTGTTGCTGCAGCAACGCAGTCTTTTGATGAGCCTTTGACTGCTACAGCGGTGCTCGATATTGCAAAGCTTTTCATAAAATAAGATTTGATGGATAAGTGAAGGTTGATGTAAGCAGGCCTGTTCCGTAAGGAGTAGGCCTTTTTTGGCTCCATCCCGATAAGTGTGTAATCACAGTTTTTCAAGTTTTCTAACTATTGTAAAAATTCATACTTTGTAGATAGAAAAAAAATGAAAAAAGAAAAACACATTACCGATGATTTATTGAGCCAGTTCAGCACAGGAGAGGAATTATTCAGCTTTTTAGGCGAGCTCCAAACCAGAGGTATCGAAAAGCTTTTAGAAGCCGAGCTCGATGGTCACTTAGATTATGAGAAAAACGAAAAATCGGACAACCCGAATTTCCGGAACGGGCATACAAAAAAGACGATCAAGTCCAAGTTTGGAGAATCGGAGATCAAGGTTCCCCGAGATCGTGATGCTTCATTTGATCCGATCATTGTACCAAAGAGACATAACATGCTTGAGGGGATAGAGAAAGTTGTTATTTCTCTATATTCTCGGGGGATGAGCACGACAGATATTGAAAACCAAATATTGGATATCTACGACATCAAGATATCCCCGACTGCCATCTCCAGAATTACCGATGCTGTTAACCAGGATATTGTGGCCTGGCAGAACCGACCGTTAGAGCCTATATACCTAGTGGTCTGGATGGGCGGCATTGTTTTCAAGGTCAGGGAAGGCTCCAAGGTGGTCAATAAGACCATTTATCTGGCTATTGGCCTACGTCCCGACGGACATCGAGAAATCATGGGACTATGGTTGGGGAAAAACGAATCTGCATCCTTTTGGCTAGGTGTATTGACCGATATGAAATCGCGCGGAGTAGAGGATGTGATGATTACCGCCACAGATAATCTCAAAGGGTTCACCGAAGCTATTATCAGCGTGTTCCCGCAATGTCAAACACAGATATGTGTCGTACACCAAGTTAGAAATGCCTGTAAATTTGTGCCCTATAAAGATAGAAAGCTTTTCGCAGCGGATATGAAACCGATTTATAATGCACCAAATGAGCAGGCAGCAAGGCTTGCCTTGCAACACCTTTCAGATAAATGGAAGCACAAATACCCTTATGCCGTGAAAGGTTGGGAAAACAATTGGGAGAATCTTACAGTCTTTCTAGGGTTTCCTCTAGAAATAAGAAAAATTGTGTACACAACAAACCTGATAGAGAATCTAAATGGACAAATCAGAAAATATACACGAAATAAGATGTCCTTTCCAACAGATGCAGCAATTACTAAATCTGTATTCCTGGCCATACAACATGCTACAAGGCAATGGACAAGACCACTAAAAAACTGGGGAATGTTGTACGGCCAATTTTGCCTTATATTTGAAGAAAGGATCTTGAAAAACTAAAACCCTTTTACACACTTTAAGGGATACTGCCCCTTTTGTTTTAGTCCTTTTTGAAGTGTAAGAAACGCTTATTGTTGCTCATTTACGCCGCAGCGATAGCGTTGGAAATCGTTGCACTTTTCCAACGCACGTAAGCTGGATGCTAGGTGAAGCAGTCTGCCTGCATATGCAGTAGACAGAAAACTTATGGGAAATGCCTCGACTGCATAGTGAAGTGCCTCGACTGCATAGTGAAATGGCTCGATTGCATAGTGAAGTGCTTCAACTGCATAGTGAAATGCTTTAAAACCCTTTGCTTACAGAATTTTTCAGGTGGCAGCAGAGGCAAAACTTATGGGAAATGCCTCAAATGCATAGTGAAATGGTCCACTTCACAAGTGAAGTAAGCCATTTCCCAAAAGAAATAAGCATTATACTATCGTAAAGATGTTTTGTGAGCAGCCTTTCCGGGCTATGGAAAGGCTGTTTATGGGG
This genomic window contains:
- a CDS encoding ferritin-like domain-containing protein; translated protein: MKETTSTNENLTAAEQQLSSKQLQRRNFLKLAGAGAAGVAFLGMVGCSKDDDNGPDQGGDGLYFGSGDIAILNYAYALEQLEAAFYIELANKPYTGITDWEKTLFTDIRDHEIAHREFFKAALGTNAIANLEFNFSAVNFSSRENVLATAKTFEDLGVSAYNGAGWLIKNEAYLGLAGKIVSVEARHAALVRDLISNGSFANDEVVDSNGLDVAKSPTIVLQAAAPFIKSKVDVRDLPTY
- a CDS encoding M3 family metallopeptidase, producing the protein MGILNQQFNTVHDTAPFAQIQTEDYLPAFAQAIAKAKSEIQSIVDNPSAPTFANSVEALAYSGMELDRISSIFFNLHSAETNDQLDSIAQEVAPQLSELANDINLNLDLFEKVKAVYAKKDSLDLTAEQHTLLEKSYKGFVRNGALLDEDKKEKLRKIDAELAVLKLKFGENVLAETNAYQLHLTDENDLAGLPEGTIEAAKGLAESLDKEGWIFTLDYPSYIPFVTYADNRERRKEISLAAGSKAFLDNEHNNSGHILSIVKLRFERAQLLGYNSHAHFVLEERMAQSPDKVNAFLQDLLAKAKPAATKEFEELSAFAKKIDGLEQLEKWDGAYYSEKLKQEKFNLDDELLKPYFKLEKVLNGAFTVAHKLFGLHFTEVQTIDKYHDEVHTFEVSDDEGKLVAVFYADFFPRKGKRNGAWMTSFKPQFRKDGVDERPHVSIVCNFTKPTATKPSLLTFNEVTTLFHEFGHALHGMLANTTYPNLSGTSVYWDFVELPSQIMENWCYEKDALALFARHYETNEAIPMHLVEKIKASASFLEGMATLRQLSFGLLDMGWHGADPRAITDVKAFETTCFTSTQFYPDVQENAMSPSFSHIFNGGYSSGYYSYKWAEVLDADAFAYFQEVGIFDAEVAGKFKDHILSQGGSEHPMVLYKRFRGKEPQVDALLQRAGLLR
- a CDS encoding FAD:protein FMN transferase, translated to MMMNRLRTATKSKAYMAQTRWLFHCHCKIKIPLHHGEGLLDDCFAIMEQVDRLYNSYQSGSFFDQINQQAGTWVRVDDTTIKLLQTLKRISVLTDGAYAISSMPLLQGWGFYEQDGGRIPTPTALSDALSRVDDEAIQLESNRVRIAKGQSLITGSFAKAIAADRVIAHLRAQGVTDAIVNAGGSSICALNDASHPQWHVRVPDPLSAEQAQLRLPLANACFSLSGSANNHLVIDDKRYSHIVHGRTGWPANTRQVLLRTDDAFLGDALSTAIFVLTPSQRDAVIAKLAQEFSFSYRRVEEQGKQIQSTCF
- a CDS encoding nitroreductase family protein, producing MKKFTALMAIVLFLSACQEKEIKQVVYEGTAKEAILDNIHSRRAIRQYTEQQVSKEQIDTVMKSAIFAPSGLNKQPWEIRVVQNPDILKEINQRFLNFAKGKEFQGSAARYREADFSIFHHAPTLIVIATDKANPGAKLDAGIALQNILLSAHAIGLGTCPLGTLVATMNLPENQDILKLLNIPEGYEVTINVSLGHPAESPDAPIRYTEKVKIIE
- a CDS encoding NAD(P)/FAD-dependent oxidoreductase; translated protein: MIEETILDAVIIGGSYAGLAAAMSLGRSLRHTLIIDDGKPCNRQTPHSHNFLTHDGHTPKEIAAIAKEQVLAYPSVSWLDGRAITVNKEVYGFSVTLAEGQIFRTKKLVLASGIHDLLPAIPGFAECWGITAIHCPYCHGYEFRAKATAILAEGDRAYHLAGMVRNLTDKLTLISSPKNFNDTQLAALHRNEVALLDVGINAIDHESGTIHSLQLSNGETLAVDALYAAVPFQQRDDIYQQLGCALNEHGYIKVDGMQKTNVDGVYACGDNSSMMRSVATAVYTGNLTGAMVNRDLVEEQF
- the rsxC gene encoding electron transport complex subunit RsxC, producing the protein MLLIPSLKKKTKHQDILSLPDPPLFYLPLGSYAGDMQVQVAEGQQVQMYQQLAASTGPMSAKVHAPVSGTIVGITEISGDRFLTLKNDFRYTAQQLSPPDVDGMGSAEFLAILAEAAVEGSGGARFPTHLKYNIAPGTLDTLIVNGAECEPYLSADYLLMKTACDNLMRVLQLVQRVLASRKIVFAIERQHRELEKLLLQAAKAFSLTVSVTLLPNAYPQGGELQVIKSVTGLEIAKGTIPAKHGLLVSNVGTLWAMHDAFFDGKPYTERIVTLSGNRSKTLGNYLVKIGTPVGHLLVETGNAWDSDRHSVIIGGPMMGRAAQSPLTPIHKGVGGVLLLEHTNPKAMNCIACGYCVDVCPQRLMPLEFVRHNQEGDLAQLKSYHLDDCIACGACAYACPSDVPLMYHIQSGKAKLQQERRNGQS
- a CDS encoding RnfABCDGE type electron transport complex subunit D, with the translated sequence MKLNPHITQGSNTVQLLMLDVLIALLPVLFVAWLAYGQLAIVIFAVASATAILTELLFSGFILHRWRSIFDGSALVTALLLSCTLSPLTPWYVVAFGAFSAIVFGKIVWGGLGKNRFNPALVGREFMSVFFSSIMLSPHIWTTGGLVHTSTDVLFPQAAERFSESYMQGLVYKTTGALGEYSLLILWLGGLYLLLRKRISWHIPLALLTVFIGLFWLVPDGDDLSFSMGGLLLGTLFMATDMPSSPTNAQGKLYYGAMIGLLAFIFILGNIRFEYMSYSILLLNGFSDRISATFRPRVWGHTIDWKQQVESIVMLTLSILAVGLAILSLYYYQLTDYLVYLFILYIIFKFNFSFHKKVNNPV
- a CDS encoding helix-turn-helix domain-containing protein produces the protein MRKSRLKEVPEVDVPTLAMNRFNPIASDDSPLLFHELRGARQIDSPHKHDFFIMLLVEQGTGQHQVDFVDYPIQAYQLHLVFPHQVHQWDFSDDTIVHQLMLSHHLFEQVSPWYRVPVLQQQAAVLNLPTDLWQTLLHEFLCIKAELALKPTYWELLYLRCQVIGLLVSKLLAGEAEKHDHPSVHPLLTKFVQLIESHYRTARAVSYYADKLHISANYLNVLCKKYSKVPASKIIQDRILLEAKRLLKVSDRSAKEIAYELGFYDHASFSKFFKSQTGYSPTDFKKQP